From Streptomyces sp. NBC_00775, one genomic window encodes:
- a CDS encoding SGNH/GDSL hydrolase family protein, which yields MRRSIVRYARVPVTMAVAIAVASGTGTTQAYADAVPPGAANGWSSSKTATKDKAATEPSAVPAKKRAALLGKSYKSSSDRAFTTSGDGTGFHVMVAAEKNGYAWKTAASLSEPGFETDTWIGNACVTGSGKYAAVAYAPRTFTNKPELMSRGAFTAIVNLDSGAVRKLPFQATLGYFSPGCGTGDDTVFSQFTDENTSRTNETRLVTVAAATGKTAKTKVAGQVTSAVPVDGRIVAARGAQVVRIDGSTVKTVARTHAVPFQLAPDADGGVTFIDRLPGGKKKSSTDDQAAVSRVTAGALRAANGKAKAAQLAQGSLTRFDLTRTPAGTVYVTGTARTGGSLPGAVRNPGGLDKDARISSRGAAAVTTAWADGKDSRITQQDSFSARAARITLKALDTGRTAVLDAMPGNRIGSAAAQRSATATSPALAAPAKAGGISTLSTPVDTDRTCAVPRNDPKKQAFQPTPRQIEWAVDQAVVGTLNKGATRAANWKNTGMAAYAPQTLFPLNSLSGGSGTDWHVPATVMLGVTAQESNMWQATRYAVPGVTANPLVGNFYGTVYSSDGTQTDPWAIDWTKSDCGYGVTQVTDGMRLPGHGQDTLTTTQQEAVALDYAANIADGVNILVEKWNQTRADGIVINDGSPKYIENWFAALWSYNTGYHLQSDSGLNSGKWGLGWTNNPANPLWKENRTPFLEDAAGADDYSHAAHPQDWPYEEKVIGWAARPISAMFAPGDFQAGYRAAWWNSNAYRTAAKPPISLFCDSSNDCDASKISTDATNDTGGGPCLLPGDPSTSDPLYLKCWFTKSATWKNCTTSAQCGNPIHRFDDTYPEQADANSYPPECSANLPSGTYIVDDLADGIVPAGSSTRSCGTVSSAGSFAMDFGSASSRIDLHQIGAAYGNHFWFSHTNKSGTTDAARLRTTGTWTLNKSDRGWMRVWVHLPDHGAHTRQAMYKVGGTDSTSPNRALPQRVMKNEWVPLGVFNFTGAPTVALSNVTQDGKGTEDVAWDSVGFQPLSGKATNMVVAMGDSYSSGEGASANGGDDYYPESDYYDPLQPDTEDKCHRSKYSWSRQATLPGYSKSIGAMADDRDSDMDYHFIACSGARHYNILRQGQSSELPQIDQGYLDQNTTLVTLNVGGNDARFADIVQECITALTVCNDNSIDAVDPDTGQKNGESTGSLEDWAPTWLHEQIRPRLAGTLNAIHLKAPHAKIVLMGYPKLLENDGSCIPGIGTEEAPWLNGMADTLATEMHGAVDDANSQYGANAVFSDPRDEFAGKAICGDPEDVNGIVLSGHSQADNRDWNWLPGNVAPSMKSFHPKIAGARLYADSLQNTL from the coding sequence TTGAGACGCAGCATAGTGAGGTATGCGCGTGTCCCGGTGACCATGGCCGTCGCGATCGCGGTGGCCAGTGGTACCGGTACGACGCAGGCCTACGCAGACGCAGTCCCACCCGGAGCGGCCAACGGATGGTCCTCCTCGAAGACCGCCACCAAGGACAAGGCGGCGACCGAGCCCAGCGCCGTTCCCGCCAAGAAGCGTGCCGCGCTGCTCGGCAAGAGCTACAAGTCGTCCTCGGACCGGGCGTTCACGACGTCCGGTGACGGCACGGGTTTCCATGTGATGGTGGCCGCCGAGAAGAACGGCTACGCGTGGAAGACCGCCGCCTCGCTGTCCGAGCCGGGTTTCGAGACGGACACCTGGATCGGCAACGCCTGTGTGACCGGGTCCGGCAAGTACGCCGCCGTGGCGTACGCGCCACGCACCTTCACCAACAAGCCCGAGCTGATGAGCCGCGGCGCCTTCACCGCGATCGTGAACCTGGACAGCGGCGCCGTACGGAAGCTGCCGTTCCAGGCCACGCTCGGCTACTTCTCGCCGGGCTGCGGCACCGGTGACGACACCGTGTTCTCCCAGTTCACCGACGAGAACACGTCCAGGACGAACGAGACCCGGCTGGTCACGGTCGCCGCCGCCACGGGGAAGACCGCGAAGACGAAGGTGGCCGGCCAGGTCACCTCGGCGGTGCCGGTCGACGGCAGGATCGTCGCCGCGCGCGGCGCTCAGGTCGTGCGGATCGACGGCTCCACGGTGAAGACGGTGGCCCGCACCCACGCCGTACCGTTCCAGCTGGCGCCGGACGCCGACGGCGGTGTCACCTTCATCGACCGGCTGCCCGGCGGAAAGAAGAAGTCCTCGACCGATGACCAGGCCGCCGTCTCCCGTGTCACCGCGGGGGCGCTGCGGGCGGCGAACGGCAAGGCGAAGGCCGCGCAGCTCGCGCAGGGCTCGCTGACCAGGTTCGACCTCACGCGCACGCCCGCGGGAACGGTGTACGTCACCGGCACGGCCCGCACCGGCGGCTCGCTGCCGGGTGCGGTCCGCAACCCGGGGGGCCTCGACAAGGACGCGCGGATCTCCAGCCGGGGCGCCGCCGCCGTGACCACGGCGTGGGCCGACGGCAAGGACTCCAGGATCACGCAGCAGGACTCCTTCTCGGCGCGCGCCGCGAGGATCACCCTGAAGGCCCTGGACACCGGCAGGACGGCCGTACTGGACGCCATGCCGGGCAACCGGATCGGCAGCGCCGCCGCCCAGCGCTCGGCGACCGCGACGAGCCCGGCCCTGGCCGCGCCCGCCAAGGCCGGCGGGATCTCGACCCTGTCGACGCCGGTCGACACGGACCGCACATGTGCGGTCCCGCGCAACGACCCGAAGAAGCAGGCGTTCCAGCCGACTCCGCGGCAGATCGAGTGGGCCGTGGACCAGGCGGTCGTCGGCACGCTCAACAAGGGCGCGACCCGGGCGGCGAACTGGAAGAACACGGGGATGGCCGCGTACGCGCCGCAGACCCTGTTCCCGCTCAATTCGCTGAGCGGCGGCAGCGGCACGGACTGGCACGTCCCGGCGACGGTGATGCTCGGCGTCACCGCGCAGGAGTCGAACATGTGGCAGGCGACCCGCTACGCCGTACCGGGCGTCACGGCGAACCCGCTGGTCGGCAACTTCTACGGCACCGTCTACTCCTCCGACGGCACGCAGACCGACCCGTGGGCCATCGACTGGACCAAGTCGGACTGCGGCTACGGCGTCACCCAGGTCACCGACGGCATGCGGCTTCCGGGCCATGGCCAGGACACGTTGACGACGACGCAGCAGGAGGCCGTCGCGCTCGACTACGCGGCCAACATCGCGGACGGCGTGAACATCCTGGTCGAGAAGTGGAACCAGACCCGCGCCGACGGAATCGTCATCAACGACGGCAGCCCGAAGTACATCGAGAACTGGTTCGCCGCCCTGTGGTCGTACAACACGGGCTACCACCTCCAGTCGGACTCGGGCCTCAACTCCGGCAAGTGGGGCCTCGGCTGGACCAACAACCCGGCCAACCCGCTGTGGAAGGAGAACCGTACGCCGTTCCTGGAGGACGCGGCCGGCGCCGACGACTACAGCCACGCCGCGCACCCGCAGGACTGGCCGTACGAGGAGAAGGTCATCGGCTGGGCGGCCCGGCCGATCTCGGCGATGTTCGCGCCCGGTGACTTCCAGGCCGGTTACCGCGCCGCGTGGTGGAACAGCAACGCCTACCGCACGGCGGCCAAGCCTCCGATCTCGCTGTTCTGCGACAGCAGCAACGACTGCGACGCGTCGAAGATCAGCACGGATGCCACGAACGACACCGGCGGCGGCCCCTGCCTGCTGCCCGGCGACCCGAGCACGTCGGACCCGCTGTACCTGAAGTGCTGGTTCACCAAGTCCGCGACCTGGAAGAACTGCACGACCAGCGCCCAGTGCGGCAACCCGATCCACCGGTTCGACGACACCTATCCCGAGCAGGCGGACGCCAACTCGTATCCGCCGGAGTGCTCGGCCAACCTGCCCTCCGGGACGTACATCGTCGACGATCTCGCCGACGGGATCGTCCCAGCCGGTTCCAGCACCCGATCGTGCGGAACGGTGTCGTCCGCGGGCTCGTTCGCCATGGACTTCGGGAGCGCCTCGTCCCGGATCGACCTGCACCAGATCGGTGCGGCCTACGGCAACCACTTCTGGTTCTCGCACACCAACAAGAGCGGGACGACCGACGCGGCCCGGCTGCGGACCACCGGCACCTGGACGCTGAACAAGTCGGACCGCGGCTGGATGCGCGTCTGGGTGCACCTGCCCGACCACGGCGCGCACACCCGCCAGGCGATGTACAAGGTGGGCGGCACGGACTCCACCAGCCCGAACCGCGCGCTGCCGCAGCGGGTGATGAAGAACGAGTGGGTGCCGCTCGGCGTCTTCAACTTCACCGGAGCGCCCACGGTGGCCCTGTCGAACGTGACGCAGGACGGCAAGGGTACGGAGGACGTCGCCTGGGACTCGGTCGGCTTCCAGCCGCTGAGCGGCAAGGCGACGAACATGGTCGTGGCCATGGGCGACTCCTACTCCTCGGGTGAGGGGGCCTCGGCGAACGGCGGCGACGACTACTACCCGGAGTCCGACTACTACGACCCGCTGCAGCCGGACACCGAGGACAAGTGCCACCGGTCGAAGTACTCCTGGTCGCGGCAGGCCACGCTGCCCGGCTACTCGAAGTCGATCGGGGCGATGGCCGACGACCGCGACTCGGACATGGACTACCACTTCATCGCCTGCTCCGGCGCCCGCCACTACAACATCCTGCGCCAGGGCCAGAGCAGTGAGCTGCCACAGATCGACCAGGGCTATCTCGACCAGAACACCACGCTGGTCACCCTGAACGTCGGCGGCAACGACGCCCGGTTCGCCGACATCGTCCAGGAGTGCATCACGGCCCTGACCGTGTGCAACGACAACTCCATCGATGCCGTCGACCCGGACACCGGGCAGAAGAACGGCGAGTCGACCGGCTCACTGGAGGACTGGGCGCCGACGTGGCTCCACGAGCAGATCCGGCCGCGGCTGGCCGGCACGCTCAACGCGATCCATCTGAAGGCGCCGCACGCGAAGATCGTTCTCATGGGCTATCCGAAGCTCCTGGAGAACGACGGCAGTTGCATCCCCGGCATCGGCACCGAGGAAGCTCCGTGGCTGAACGGCATGGCGGACACGCTGGCCACCGAGATGCACGGCGCGGTCGACGACGCCAACAGCCAGTACGGCGCGAACGCGGTCTTCTCCGACCCACGTGACGAGTTCGCCGGCAAGGCGATCTGCGGTGACCCGGAGGACGTGAACGGCATCGTCCTGTCCGGCCACTCGCAGGCGGACAACCGGGACTGGAACTGGCTGCCGGGCAATGTGGCGCCGTCCATGAAGTCCTTCCACCCGAAGATCGCGGGTGCGCGGTTGTACGCCGACAGTCTGCAGAACACGCTGTAG